The Arachis hypogaea cultivar Tifrunner chromosome 14, arahy.Tifrunner.gnm2.J5K5, whole genome shotgun sequence genome has a segment encoding these proteins:
- the LOC112742581 gene encoding uncharacterized protein: protein MDKSWMLKLRTSKKYLDGLDEFLDFVFHNAAEGTQILCSCKNCKNYAWGNREDVYEHLVCDGFDKGYSKWIFHGECGSSKSAEKDGSKIRDNMDKLLEETFMMSRQFETSQFDDALDADENEEEPDEETKKFYKLIHDAHQELYPSCKDFTKLSTIVHLLHVKTFIVGATYHLLQLLNELLPEGSCLLSTYEECKYIIKDIDFSYEKIDACPNGYILYWKKFKEYTTCPKCGASRYKMKKVQTAKRKVSCKVTSRSIPAKILRNIDIYLQPLIDELKELWENGFETYDASSGKLFRVHAALLWTISDLPGYSMLSGWRTSGKLACPVCNYEKCSRFLKHSKKTCYMGHRRFLASKHRLLKDKSFDGMKELRTAPGTLSGPDILEKLGNMEIPFGKTIKRRRNDDDPWTKKSIFFELPYWSTNLLRHNLDVMHIEKNICENIVGTLLNLEGKSKDHLKVRLDLVDMEIRHELHPKNIGLNKTFLPPAHFTMSSKEKCVFCCILKNVKLPKGLEWLDKSGGEAFNWEKT, encoded by the exons ATGGATAAGAGTTGGATGCTCAAACTGCGAACTTCTAAGAAGTACTTAGATGGGTTAGATGAGTTTCTTGATTTTGTGTTTCATAATGCAGCTGAAGGAACTCAAATTCTATGCTCTTGTAAGAATTGTAAAAATTATGCTTGGGGAAATCGAGAGGATGTTTACGAGCATTTAGTTTGTGATGGGTTTGATAAGGGATACAGTAAGTGGATATTTCACGGAGAATGTGGATCTTCAAAATCTGCTGAGAAGGATGGATCTAAAATACGAGATAACATGGATAAATTATTGGAAGAGACCTTCATGATGTCGAGGCAATTTGAAACGAGTCAATTTGATGATGCATTGGATGCggatgaaaatgaagaagagccTGATGAAGAAACTAAGAAGTTTTACAAGTTGATACATGATGCTCATCAAGAATTATATCCAAGCTGTAAAGATTTTACAAAGTTATCAACTATTGTTCATTTGCTCCACGTAAAGACCTTCATAGTTGGAGCAACGTATCATTTACTACAATTACTCAATGAATTACTTCCCGAAGGCTCGTGTCTACTATCAACATATGAAGAATGCAAGTACATCATCAAGGACATAGATTTCAGTTATGAAAAAATTGACGCTTGTCCAAATGGCTATATCTTATACTGGAAAAAGTTCAAGGAATACACTACTTGTCCAAAGTGTGGTGCTTCTAGGTATaaaatgaaaaaggtccaaaCTGCTAAAAGAAAAGTTTCTTGCAAGGTAACTTCTCGATCAATTCCAGCAAAGATTTTGAG AAATATTGACATATATTTACAACCTTTAATTGATGAGTTAAAAGAGTTGTGGGAGAATGGCTTTGAGACATATGATGCTTCTAGTGGGAAGTTATTTCGTGTACATGCTGCCTTGCTTTGGACTATAAGCGATTTGCCTGGTTACTCTATGTTATCTGGTTGGCGTACAAGTGGAAAATTGGCATGTCCTGTTTGTAATTATGAAAAATGCTCTAGATTCTTGAAACATAGTAAAAAAACTTGTTACATGGGTCATCGAAGATTTTTAGCATCAAAGCATCGGTTGTTAAAGGACAAGAGTTTCGACGGTATGAAAGAGCTAAGAACAGCACCTGGGACACTATCAGGGCCtgatatattagaaaaattaggcAACATGGAGATTCCGTTTGGGAAGACTATAAAGAGGAGAAGAAATGATGATGATCCCTGGACTAAGAAAAGCATATTTTTTGAGTTACCATATTGGAGTACTAATTTGCTTCGTCACAATTTGGATGTAATGCACATTGAAAagaatatttgtgaaaatattgtTGGAACATTACTGAATTTAGAAGGAAAATCAAAAGATCATCTCAAAGTAAGGCTTGACTTGGTAGATATGGAGATACGACATGAACTTCATCCAAAAAATATAGGACTAAATAAGACATTTTTGCCACCAGCACATTTCACAATGTCTTCAAAGGAAAAATGTGTCTTTTGTTGTATTTTGAAAAATGTGAAGCTTCCTAAAGG gttggaatggcttgataagagtggaggAGAAGCATtcaattgggagaaaacatga
- the LOC112742032 gene encoding uncharacterized protein isoform X2: protein MSLPRATTVGNNSPNNNTLQQQLMNNEGGVAAAPSSSSSSWNRIINNNNNIRNSVNPIPPQKRSKLEDSDEDLFTVPDVETMLSVHSTATNTNSGNVDQSNAIDSQLQAAVAGKRRRGRNPVDKEYRRLKSPTRDSDPAMDHRPIGLLNPDREVIRASPHTLLRRLGQLTKASKHMGPSERTHPVSEVVLPANQLKIQTNVSLSRSSHPDLDPHHVQLL, encoded by the exons ATGTCTCTTCCAAGAGCCACAACAGTAGGCAATAATAGTCCAAACAACAACACTCTTCAACAGCAACTGATGAACAATGAAGGAGGAGTAGCAGCagcaccatcttcttcttcttcttcttggaatAGGattatcaacaacaacaataacatcaGAAACTCTGTTAATCCTATACCTCCACAAAAGAGAAGCAAACTTG AAGATAGCGACGAAGATCTGTTCACAGTTCCTGATGTGGAAACCATGCTGAGTGTGCATTCTACAGCGACAAATACAAATAGTGGTAACGTTGATCAAAGCAACGCAATAGACTCTCAGCTTCAAGCTGCCGTTGCTGGGAAACGCCGCCGTGGAAGAAACCCTGTAGACAAGGAATATAGACGCCTCAAGAG TCCAACCAGGGACTCGGATCCGGCTATGGACCACCGACCCATCGGGTTACTCAACCCAGATCGAGAAGTGATCCGCGCGTCGCCTCACACCTTGCTGAGAAGACTTGGACAGCTAACAAAAGCTTCCAAGCATATGGGCCCAAGTGAAAGGACCCATCCGGTTTCAGAG GTGGTCCTACCTGCTAACCAACTGAAGATTCAGACGAATGTCTCTCTTTCTCGAAGCTCGCACCCCGATCTAGATCCCCATCACGTCCAGTTGCTCTAA
- the LOC112742032 gene encoding uncharacterized protein isoform X3, with protein sequence MSLPRATTVGNNSPNNNTLQQQLMNNEGGVAAAPSSSSSSWNRIINNNNNIRNSVNPIPPQKRSKLDSDEDLFTVPDVETMLSVHSTATNTNSGNVDQSNAIDSQLQAAVAGKRRRGRNPVDKEYRRLKSPTRDSDPAMDHRPIGLLNPDREVIRASPHTLLRRLGQLTKASKHMGPSERTHPVSEVVLPANQLKIQTNVSLSRSSHPDLDPHHVQLL encoded by the exons ATGTCTCTTCCAAGAGCCACAACAGTAGGCAATAATAGTCCAAACAACAACACTCTTCAACAGCAACTGATGAACAATGAAGGAGGAGTAGCAGCagcaccatcttcttcttcttcttcttggaatAGGattatcaacaacaacaataacatcaGAAACTCTGTTAATCCTATACCTCCACAAAAGAGAAGCAAACTTG ATAGCGACGAAGATCTGTTCACAGTTCCTGATGTGGAAACCATGCTGAGTGTGCATTCTACAGCGACAAATACAAATAGTGGTAACGTTGATCAAAGCAACGCAATAGACTCTCAGCTTCAAGCTGCCGTTGCTGGGAAACGCCGCCGTGGAAGAAACCCTGTAGACAAGGAATATAGACGCCTCAAGAG TCCAACCAGGGACTCGGATCCGGCTATGGACCACCGACCCATCGGGTTACTCAACCCAGATCGAGAAGTGATCCGCGCGTCGCCTCACACCTTGCTGAGAAGACTTGGACAGCTAACAAAAGCTTCCAAGCATATGGGCCCAAGTGAAAGGACCCATCCGGTTTCAGAG GTGGTCCTACCTGCTAACCAACTGAAGATTCAGACGAATGTCTCTCTTTCTCGAAGCTCGCACCCCGATCTAGATCCCCATCACGTCCAGTTGCTCTAA
- the LOC112742032 gene encoding transposon Ty3-I Gag-Pol polyprotein isoform X1, translating to MLPICVGSGENRKSAMAEFVILRDSTTYNVILERRTINELSAVICTKLLTMKFVTNRGVVRSIRIDLKMAVTCDNASLSLRKKSKKAAGVFLKDLDARVDDKLRLDPQGDLEKFQVEDAEDKFTFVNRNLPQELKKPRIETVRANSDLFTWTPADMPGVDLDFMSHRLAMKSDAKPVAQRRRKMSPERANEVVRQTASLLEASFIRELKYSTWLSNVILVKKANAKWRMCVDYSDLNKACPKNSFPLTNIDALVDAVAGYRFLNFIDAYSGYNQILMHHPDKEKMTFITPTGTYCYKVIQFGLKNAGATYQRLMSKVFKELIGKSVEVNVNDMLVKIAEPSNLVANLEFVFRLLWKHNMRLNPLKCVFAMEAGKFSDSMIM from the coding sequence ATGCTTCCGATCTGTGTTGGATCCGGGGAGAATAGGAAATCAGCGATGGCAGAGTTCGTTATCCTAAGGGACTCTACAACATACAATGTGATCTTAGAGAGGAGGACTATCAACGAACTGTCAGCTGTTATTTGCACGAAACTTCTCACGATGAAGTTTGTAACGAATAGAGGAGTTGTAAGATCTATCAGAATAGACTTGAAAATGGCAGTCACATGTGACAATGCCAGTCTCTCGTTAAGGAAGAAGTCAAAGAAAGCAGCTGGGGTGTTCCTGAAGGATTTGGATGCAAGGGTTGACGACAAGCTGAGGCTAGATCCTCAGGGCGACCTGGAGAAGTTCCAGGTGGAAGACGCGGAGGATAAGTTTACCTTCGTAAACCGGAACCTCCCCCAAGAGTTAAAGAAACCTCGCATCGAGACTGTCAGAGCAAATAGTGATTTATTCACCTGGACCCCAGCTGACATGCCAGGGGTGGACCTCGATTTCATGTCACATCGTCTGGCTATGAAATCGGATGCCAAACCAGTAGCACAACGACGAAGAAAGATGTCACCAGAAAGGGCTAACGAGGTGGTTAGGCAAACGGCCAGCTTGTTAGAAGCCAGTTTCATAAGAGAGTTAAAGTACTCGACATGGCTCTCGAACGTGATCCTTGTCAAGAAAGCCAATgcaaaatggagaatgtgcgtcgattaTTCAGATCTTAACAAGGCATGCCCAAAAAATTCATTTCCGCTTACTAACATCGATGCCCTAGTAGATGCGGTTGCGGGGTACCGGTTTCTGAACTTCATAGACGCGTACTCAGGGTACAATCAGATCCTGATGCACCATCCCGACAAGGAAAAAATGACATTCATAACACCAACGGGGACCTACTGCTACAAGGTTATTCAGTTTGGACTAAAGAATGcgggagccacatatcaaaggttaaTGAGCAAAGTCTTCAAGGAGCTCATCGGCAAGTCAGTGGAGGTCAATGTCAATGATATGTTGGTAAAAATAGCCGAACCAAGCAACCTGGTTGCTAACTTAGAATTTGTCTTCAGATTGCTTTGGAAGCACAATATGAGGCTGAACCCTCTTAAATGCGTGTTTGCAATGGAGGCAGGAAAGTTTTCGGACTCTATGATCATGTAA